TGGTCAATTCAGTGAATACTTCCTTTGGAACTGGCAGTGGCTGCAATAGCTTGGGGAAGCAATATTCTCAGGCTTGAAGTTTTTACACACATGACAACTACTTATTTAGTTTATGACTTCCTTTCATAGGCCTTTCCAATAGAGCACAACAACCATTCTTTTTGCAGTGACTGTAATTCCTTAGTGCCCACCAATGGAGGAATCATGGAACACTTTAATGAGGCCATGTTGGAGCTGTGGAACTTTTCCTACTACCAACTTCCCCTTCCTCCTTAATTGCCCATTTAACCAAGTGTAATGCATATGGGAGTCTAGATTCTCCTTATTATGGATTGCAAGTGTTCATCCTATCTCCAATTctcttcaaacttttttttttcctgttggAATCCTAAATGCAGGGTATGAGTTGaatctcatattgaaaaatataagctTCTAGTGTGAAATTTATGTGACTTTGGGCTCTCAAATCTTAATAGTTAGTTTTTGAGGTGTAGTTCTTCAAAGTTCATATATTTTGGTATCAAAGTCATCATTGCATCTGCTAGTTGAAATTGTATGACATGGGTGGTGATGTTGACATTGCAGTGTTTACTCAAGGCTAGTAGAGAGTTAGCACACAGTCAGCCCAACTGGGCACCAAGGCTATGGAGCGTGTTGATATGTTTGAATCTCAAGTGCAAGATATGAGATTTGGACatcacattagaaagtatgatCTTTTAATATGGGACTTGTATGACTTTGGGCTATCTAATCTCAATAGCCAACTTTTGAGATGTGATTCTCTCAAAGTTTATACCATTTTCCAACAACTCTAAGGACTGTATAGTGGTAGTCAAGTTATGTAGCTCCAATTGTGAAACCTTGCTAAGGCATCAACAACAATGTTATcctttttttgtatttaatgtCATAGTTGAATTGCATTAATTTTGCCACCCAAACCTGTTGAGAAGGAGCAGTCAATTTTTTCTCTAGGAGATATACTTAAGGCTTTAGCGATCAGTTTTGATTGTGAAATGTTGATTTCATAAATAATGCTTCTAATTCCTTGAGTTGATTGCATCATTGCAAGATATTCATATTGATTCCGTTAATATTTAAGGTGTTTTATTGGATACTCATTGACCGCATTGAAAGGAAGGATGAACACTGGAAAGTACTTTTGTTCCTTCTTTGTCCTTTCATTTTTGTGAAATGGGATGTCCAATTCCATGCTCTGGTGTGACGTCCTTTACATAAAGCATATAAAAAGTTTTTGGATTCttgcaattaaattttttaatttgctaTATCACGTTTGTCGTTCTTCTTCTTGCCTCTAATTGTGTTCCTGGTTGGTCAAGTTTGCCATCCATTGCTTTACTACAATTATTCTTTAAGTGGCTGCTGGTTTGGAGGTTTTCATGGGTTTATTGAATTCTAACAATAGGTGCAAGCTGTGCTCTTGCTTTTGGGAGGACGTGATATACCTACAGGTGTTCCTACAGTTGATGTACCTTATGATCAAAATAACAGGGTCAGTGCTtgcaaattatgaaatttgtgaGACTTTATTGGATCATTGGTTTTTATGTTCCTGTCTAACCTGCCATGTTCTGTATGGTTTTGGTGACACCCCAAAGTGCTCAAATCTTTCAAGACGAATTGCATCCCTTGTTAGGTTCAGAGAGAAACGGAAGGAGAGATGTTTTGACAAGAAAATTAGGTACACTGTGCGAAAAGAAGTTGCACAAAGGTACACCTTCTGTTCAAATTCCTAAATAATGCTTCCAAATAAACCATTTGAGGTGTTCATTTGCATCactatattattgaatttgaaggatgaaattattggattttttgCTTATTATCCCTGTAGGATGCACCGTAAGAATGGGCAGTTTGCATCTTCAAAAGAAAGTTCTGGTCCTTCACATTGGGATTCTTCACAGAGTGGCCTTCAAGATGGCTCTTCTCAGCCAGAAACTGTGTGAGTTCTATATATTCTCTGTCACAACTATTTTTTACATTTGAACATAATTATCATGAACAATTGTTTACATGAGGTGTTTCTGGTGACATACCACTGATCTGTGTATCTGTTAATAATATCTAGTCTTCGGAGATGCCAACATTGTGGAGTTAGTGAAAATAACACTCCAGCGATGCGTCGTGGGCCAGCTGGACCAAGAACTTTATGTAATGCATGTGGGCTTATGTGGGCAAATAAGGTTTGGCTATTTCTGATTTGTTaagtattttttgtttgaatctcCTGAAATGTATGATATGATAAAAGATGTTTATTCTCAACCATGCATGTTCATGAAGATATATTGTAATCATGTTTTTCTGTCAATCCTCAAGAATAGTTGATGTGGATTAAGATGGAATGATCAgattctttccttctttctatATATGCACACAgttcttttttttggtaagttatGAACGCAGTTCTTAGCTTTGCCTAAACTTGTGACACTGTTGCACTCAGCGGTTCTTTAGAATTGACAAATGTTTAGTGTTTTCTTCAGTGTATAAGTCTGGACATTTTAATGCAATCAGGCTCAGTTACAGCTAGCAAAGCATCTTTCCTGCCTTATACTAGTAAATGCATTTTATTCcatctaaaaattcaaatatcttcATGGAAGTTTGATCTATCCCACATGTTTGATTGATATTTTGAATTCAGATCAGGCATCACTGTTATCTGAACATGCCTTAACAACTTCTTTTTATTAGCATTGCTGAGTTACATTTATTTTCAGTGATTTGTTATTTCTTGAACCAGTTTATTGGACATGCAGGGAACACTGAGAGATCTCAGCAAGGGGGGAAGGAGTGTATCAATGGACCAAACTGAACCTGTATGTACagtaattatgattaaaatattttgtttctctcttttttatttttatgtagaAGCTAAGCCCATGTAAAATGGTATATTCTAATTTGTGAGCTtagattttagtttaaatatatgtttttgtggagtttaaaaaaaatggatgtGTGTGCACACATTTGTTGTTACAGTTTGATGGCCTTCATTTTTTAATCCCTGTCCTTTTatgactttcttttttttcttaaatttcaaTGATGTTTTGTGGGATTAGAAATGCTGTGCACTGTGATGCTTTTTGCCCAATTCCATCCTTGATTAATCTACTGTTATTTACGGGATCTGCAGGAAACTCCAATGGATGTTAAGCCGTCAATTATGGAAGGAGAATTCTCTGGAAATCAGGATGAGCGAGTAAAATCTAATCTCTATCTCTGTTATAATTTCCTTTCAAATTGGGTGGACTCAATTCTTGCTTCTAAATTGTTCTATCATGTGTGCAGGTAACTCCTGAAGATGCTTCTAAGGCTGTTAACAAAGGGTCAAATGATCCTTCATTAGACCCAGCTGAAGAAGTATGTGTCAGTTCCAGCATTAGCCATATAAACCAGTGAATTCCTTTGTGCAATCTTTCTGTCTCACATATAAGCTTGACTAGAGTCACCTGCGCTTCCAAATAAGGAGGTTTGCTAGTGTGGCTTCTGTAGGTTTCatgtttatcatttttcaagCAAGGCTTGGCATGTGGATACCCCCAAATATATTAACCTAAATATAAATGCTATCCAACtacaattttatattgataaaagtttTAATGGCTACATATTTAATGTTTCATTCTCATATAATTTGTGATTCCTGGCGGACAATGTACTTGAGGATAGGTAATTATCAGAGATGGTGTTTTAATTCTTAGGTTTTCCCATTTTCATTACCAATATTTGCTCTTAATAATTGATACAAGTGATTTTTCTTCCAATTCTATGAGGGATATTTGCTTTTAGGTAACTTTGCGTTTCGGTATGATGTAGGATATGGATGGAGCTGCTGAAGATCTCACAAATACCTTGCCTATAGGAATTGTCCATTCCTCAGCTGATGATGATGAGCAGGTAAAACATCTAAATTGATTGTCAAGTGAGATGACATGTAATTCTTACAgggctttttaaaaaatatatatatatatatatatatatatatatatatatatatatatatgatgatgaGCAGGTAAAACATCTAAATTGATTGTCAAGTGAGATGACATGTAATTCTTACAGggctttttaaaatatatatatatatatatatcagggCAACAGTTGTGCTCTAACATAGATGTTGCATAATATCTccttaaagaattttaaaaactataaaaaaacaaggaaaatgAACTTCAAACATTTTTATCTATGAAATTTGCCCACAATCTTCTTTACGTTCCCACATCCAGtatcttctcttttattttttttttagtaccATACTTTGGAGAGGCTTGCTTCACAATGATGAATCTCTTCAAATTGATATACATTATCTCATTTTAGTAGTTCTGGGATCTGCAGGAGCCTCTGGTAGAGCTTGCTAATCCTTCAGATTCAGATATTGACCTTCCTTCTAACTTTGATTAGAAGGTGATGATTTGGTTTGTTCCATAAATGTCTGGAGATTTGAGTTCTTCATAGGCTTCTTCATTTTAGTGTCGCTCACATTGAATCTTAAGTACATTGATGCTCTCTTGACCCATAGAAGGTGAACTGCTGCTTCCAGCTGACATTAGATAATGTGGTGATGCCGGTTGATGTAAGTGCTGGGATCTATTTGTGTACATTTTGATATGAGATATGCCTGAGTGCTTTTACCACTGTATAGTATGTGATTTATTTGCCTAGTCATGTTGAGATAGTAATTTACTGCAATCTTGACCTTCTTGTTATATGTTGTTAAAATGAACCGAAAAATGTGCTTTTCATGTTCTCCCCTCAAAAGAAAGCTCAACCTGGCAAAAACATGGTgatttcttatcattttctaaATGCAGATGTCAAATGGTGTAATATATACAGAACATTCGTAATCAGTATTAAAGAGATCTAATGTAATATATACAGAAGATTTACCAAGAGGTATATCATACCCATGTTGCCTTTAAAGAGTCTGAATTCAAGAGGCACGGTATACGAactttcattcttttcttcatAATTGTTTCGGTAATTGTTGGAAGTCTTTGCAAATCATCAATGAGCTCCAGCTGATGTAATGGATCCACCACTTCGTCCAGCATCATACGGACATCTTTCTTGAGCTTTTCCGCTCTTTTGGCATCTGATTCTCCTTACACAATACAGATTATATCATATTCACTTCTCAACGGTTGAACATAGTCATATTCCCAAATGGCTGGCTGTAATTGGCAGATCGCCCAACTATCGCCATGCATTGGAGTACTGCTCCGCCAGATACGACAGCAATGCTGGATGATCCGACTGGGATGCGACTTCTCGGTGGCAAGCGCTATCTAGTAGAAGTGCATGCACCTAATGAAGCTCGAATGCATAGAAGcatattttaagtaaattgaTCATTAAGTGGGCTACTTTGGTGATAATGTCGTGAATCCTTTCATGCTTGTATATTTA
This is a stretch of genomic DNA from Mangifera indica cultivar Alphonso chromosome 11, CATAS_Mindica_2.1, whole genome shotgun sequence. It encodes these proteins:
- the LOC123229920 gene encoding GATA transcription factor 24-like isoform X1; this translates as MAAANPQPLQARPFQEHARIPVQIEDEDGDYEDADGMDDVEEGNINSMNIMNNCNNNNSSNTSSSVVNVAEHGVVVAAASRTSELTLSFEGEVYVFPAVTPEKVQAVLLLLGGRDIPTGVPTVDVPYDQNNRCSNLSRRIASLVRFREKRKERCFDKKIRYTVRKEVAQRMHRKNGQFASSKESSGPSHWDSSQSGLQDGSSQPETVLRRCQHCGVSENNTPAMRRGPAGPRTLCNACGLMWANKGTLRDLSKGGRSVSMDQTEPETPMDVKPSIMEGEFSGNQDERVTPEDASKAVNKGSNDPSLDPAEEDMDGAAEDLTNTLPIGIVHSSADDDEQFWDLQEPLVELANPSDSDIDLPSNFD
- the LOC123229920 gene encoding GATA transcription factor 24-like isoform X2, whose amino-acid sequence is MAAANPQPLQARPFQEHARIPVQIEDEDGDYEDADGMDDVEEGNINSMNIMNNCNNNNSSNTSSSVVNVAEHGVVVAAASRTSELTLSFEGEVYVFPAVTPEKVQAVLLLLGGRDIPTGVPTVDVPYDQNNRCSNLSRRIASLVRFREKRKERCFDKKIRYTVRKEVAQRMHRKNGQFASSKESSGPSHWDSSQSGLQDGSSQPETVLRRCQHCGVSENNTPAMRRGPAGPRTLCNACGLMWANKGTLRDLSKGGRSVSMDQTEPETPMDVKPSIMEGEFSGNQDERVTPEDASKAVNKGSNDPSLDPAEEDMDGAAEDLTNTLPIGIVHSSADDDEQEPLVELANPSDSDIDLPSNFD